The Mammaliicoccus sciuri genome window below encodes:
- a CDS encoding IS30 family transposase, with protein MTHTYSNMTNHKGTHLSYEECVQIETLKNLGFSNRAIARELGRAPQTINNEIHRGTTRQIKRQKQQHKVYEYETQIYFSSLGQQRYRQNRQQCGAQPLWKKNPLFIPWADHLMKKKRWSPEAVVAYAHKEQCFEREKIPSTTTVYAWIDQQIMETKNIDLLEKLKRRHSTQNSYHNHPHSRVLGPSIETRPSEIESRQSFGHWEIDTVIGTKDKSKPVILTLVERQTRFEILEIIESKSADAVSHALKNLFDSLGEKAPKIFKSITSDNGSEFASLYEEFGHMIEIYFTHPFSSYERGTSENQHKMIRRFIPKAHDLSNVQKHFIKAIQQYMNDYPRKTLNYNTAHHNMAESLKHLNLYESFQS; from the coding sequence ATGACGCATACTTATTCTAACATGACAAACCATAAAGGAACACACTTAAGTTATGAAGAATGTGTTCAAATAGAAACACTTAAAAATTTAGGTTTTTCAAATCGTGCAATCGCGCGTGAATTAGGACGTGCACCTCAAACAATCAATAACGAAATTCATCGAGGAACAACACGTCAAATTAAACGACAAAAACAACAACATAAAGTCTATGAATATGAGACGCAAATTTATTTTTCTTCACTAGGTCAACAACGTTATCGACAAAACAGACAACAATGTGGTGCTCAGCCCTTATGGAAGAAGAACCCATTATTTATTCCATGGGCAGATCACCTCATGAAAAAGAAACGCTGGTCACCTGAAGCAGTCGTGGCATATGCTCACAAGGAACAATGTTTTGAAAGAGAAAAAATCCCTTCAACAACGACAGTATATGCTTGGATAGATCAACAAATCATGGAAACTAAGAATATTGATCTACTAGAAAAATTAAAAAGACGTCACTCTACTCAGAATAGCTACCATAATCATCCACACAGTCGAGTGCTCGGTCCAAGTATTGAGACACGTCCTAGTGAAATTGAATCACGTCAGTCTTTTGGTCACTGGGAAATAGATACCGTAATAGGAACTAAAGACAAGTCAAAGCCAGTTATCTTAACACTTGTTGAGAGACAAACGCGTTTTGAAATACTAGAAATAATAGAGAGTAAAAGTGCTGATGCGGTGTCTCACGCATTGAAAAACTTATTTGACTCCTTAGGCGAAAAAGCACCAAAAATCTTCAAATCTATCACATCTGACAATGGTTCAGAATTTGCATCGCTGTATGAAGAATTTGGCCATATGATAGAAATATACTTCACACATCCATTCTCATCATATGAACGTGGGACAAGTGAAAACCAACATAAAATGATTCGTCGTTTTATTCCAAAAGCACATGATTTATCCAATGTTCAAAAACACTTCATAAAAGCCATACAACAATATATGAATGACTATCCTAGAAAGACTTTAAATTACAACACAGCTCATCATAATATGGCAGAAAGTTTAAAGCACCTCAATCTGTATGAATCTTTCCAAAGCTAA